The nucleotide sequence gttttccatttttttaagaCAAGAATTGTTGACCCgtctataaaaaataattatcgcCTATGCATGTTTCCTGTAGGGTGACATTACAGACTTGGCCGTTAGTTCAAACAATGCTTTGGTAGCATCAGCGTCAAACGATTTTGTGATTCGAGTTGTAAGAATACAATTTTCCAGTCTATAATGTCTACACAGTTTTTATTCATTTGTCAGTTAGATATTATTGCTTTTTGACAGTGGAGGTTGCCTGATGGAATGCCAATTTCTGTATTGCGGGGACATACTGGAGCTGTTACTGCGATTGCATTCAGTCCCAGACAGGCGTCGGTTTACCAACTTTTATCgtgagttctgtttttttttttttgaaacactaaaaaaaaaaaaaaaaaaaaaacagaactcacgataatatgtttatattttaactagTTCCTTTCGAACTTTTTTTATCTGTTCAAGACCACCCCCTGGATGTTTAGTTTGAATGTTTCATACTGCTTCGTACATTGGTAATCAGGTATTTGTGCTTTTCTTACCTCTGTAGGTCATCAGATGATGGAACCTGTCGGATCTGGGATGCTAGGTACTCTCAGTGGCTTCCTCGAATCTATGTTCCAAATCCGTTGGATGCTGGCACTGGTAAGGAGGTGGTACACTATTATGTTTTGTTCAATGTTATAAAATGTTCGGTTATGGACTTCATTGGAAGTTTCTCTTAGGAAAAAGCAATTTTCCATCTTCTAACGCGGCATCTACAAGCAATGCATCAAAGAGTCATCAAATACTATGTTGTGCGTACAATGCTAATGGAACCATTTTCGTCACGGGTAGCTCTGACAGCAATGCGAGGGTCTGTGTTAAATTTCTAACTTCAGTTATCCTCCTTCGTGATGTGGAAACTGTGGAGGTGATATTTGGTTGTAGTTTGCTTGTTAGTCCTGATTGTCAGTATTTCCATAATCTTGCAGGTTTGGAGTGCCTCAAAATCTAATTTGGATGATGCTGAACAGCCGACTCATGAACTGGATGTTCTACGTGGCCATGAGAATGATGTAAACTATgtgcagtttaggtattttccAGTGAACATGGTGCCTTTCTTAGATTATGCATTTTGTTGGTTCGAAAACAAGAACAAAATCTTAAAGGGCGTTTTTCTGTAGTGGCTGTGCTGTGGCTCCAAGATCATCTACAACTGAGACTCTGAGGGAAGATAGTTACCCAAAGTTTAAGAATTCCTGGTTTGTATCTCATTGTGTTAGTCATTGCACTACCGTCCTTCTATTTTTACTTTGGATCTGGTTAAGGTTTAATACGTTTCATTAACTAGGTTTTGTCATGACAACATAGTAACCTGCTCTCGTGATGGTAGTGCAATTATTTGGACACCAAGATCAcgtaaattccacgtaagtttctTCAATCTGTGGCGGAATGCAATGGTGCTTTACAAGTTAATgacatcatattttttttccatatcAGTTTCCACAACTTCCTCTATGTTACATTTTCAGGGGAAATCTGGACGCTGGACGAAAGGATATCATTTGAAGGTTCCACCTCCTCCACTTCCTCCACAACCTCCTCGAGGAGGGCCACGCCAGAGGCTTCTTCCAACACCACGGGGTGTCAATATGATTATATGGAGCCTGGATAATCGTTTCGTACTTGCCGCTATCATGGGTAAGTATCATTGAGGAAATATTATAATGCATGGATTTTCAGTTTTGATGAATTTCTCCCGGTCTCACTTTGTTTCAGTCGTGATTAGTTAAATACAAAGCACCTAAAAGCGGTGTTTTCGGGCCACCTGTTTGTGTTACGTGAACTTACTACGGTTTTCTGTTTCCATTAACGTGTCGGTGTTTATTCAGATTGCAGGATTTGTGTTTGGAATGCTGCTGATGGTAGCTTAGTGCATTGTTTAACAGGTCACAGTGAATCGGTAATAGTCACATAAATTTCTAATTCTTATCCTGATATCTTAGTTGGATGtatgttagtttttatttttaaaaaattgtatgcTTCACTGTAGTTTATTGTAGTTCTCATTTGATGTTGAACTTCTCCGAATGTCCATTCTTTCGATTGCGTTTATCTTCAAGTTTCCCACAACTTGCTTTGGGAATTACTGATATTGTATATGATCTGTCTCACTTATGTCCTTTTGGTAGTCCTATGTCTTGGATGTTCACCCATTCAATCCACGGATTGCTATGAGCGCCGGCTATGATGGGAAAACAATCATCTGGGATGTGagtttcgtttttatttttgcaaATAATAGTCCTTGATCTTACTAGTAGCATCACTTACCTCcgatattttttttctagataTGGGAGGGTATACCAATCAAAGTATACGATATCGGGCGATTTAAGTTGGTTGATGGAAAGTTTTCACAGTAAGTGACTGATAGAACATGCAGGATAAGATCTTCAATAGTCTCTGTTAACACATGCATTCGACTCTTGAGTCTGAAACTAGAGGAAATAGTCATGTTATGCATTTCCAGTGTGATATACAATATTCATATTTCGTTTAGCAAGACATCTGTTTGTAAATCATTTATTTAGTCAAGCGAAGTGTATGGAATCAATTACTTATGATGTTTTTGTCCTTGGCCCTGTGTAGAGATGGGACATCTATTGTGCTTTCAGATGAAGTTGGCcagatatattttctaaacacgGGACAAGGAGAGTCTCAAAAAGCTGCAAAATACGACCAGGTATTGTGGATTTTGCATCCCTAATGCataatctttttcttatatatggCTGCAGTTTTTAGTGATCCTCTATTGCTTTCTGATCCTTTGTCTTTTCTTGTTTTGTGTAAGTTCTTCCTTGGTGATTACCGTCCTCTTATTCGAGATACCAATGGACATGTTCTTGATCAGGTTGGTTTCAAATACTTGTATCTCCTGTTTTGCTTCTAGTTATTGTTGCGTTCTTTTAAAGAGAGCTCACCGAAACATGCACACTTTTATGCATTTATCGAATTAAAAAGGCGGAGATGTATGAATGATATCCTTGCAGTTTCATTGTGACTAAATTTAAAGCTATAATTTCCACGGTGCAGGAGACTCAGCTTCTTCCCCATCGGAGGAACCTTCAAGATCTTCTTTGTGATTCAAGTTTGTACCCAAAAGCTTATCTTTATGTCTTTTATGCAAGATATTGGTTATTCATGGCATATATTCTTggtgtttgttttaaaaattttcaggTATGATTCCGTATCCAGAACCTGACCAGACAATGTTTCAGCAACGCAGACTGGGTGCATTAGGAGTCGAATGGCGTCCTTCCTCGATAAAGTTTTCTGTTGGCCCTGATTTTAGTCTAGGTCAAGATTATATTATGCCTCCTTTGGCAGATCTGGATAGATTGATCGAGCCACTGCCTGAGTTTATAGATGCTATGTACTGGGAACCAGAACATGAAGTTCTGAGTGATGACAATGATTCGGAGTACAATGCTGAAGTTTCCTCTGATGGAGCTAAGGCAAGCCCATGTTCCAACTCTTCAAATGAACTTGAGTGCAGTTCCGAGGACAGTGACATGGAAAATATTTACGAAAATAGTTATAATCGGAAAAGACGAAGACAACATCCTAGAGTATGTTTTGTTCATCTCATGCGATTTTGTTATTTGTTATCTATTGACTAACTCCCGTTTTCTCAGGCTGATGTGGCTACTTCATCTGGAAGGCGTGATAAGAGGATTTTGGATGAGATTGATAGCTCCGAATTTGGAAATAAGAGAATCAAAAACAGAAGAATTGGCGTGAAGGCTTCAAAAAGAAGATATTCTGATGTCAAGGAATCACGACCGCAAAGAGCAGCCGCGCAAAATGCTCGGTCCTTGCTTTCAAAGATTTCTGGAAGCTCTTCGGATGAAGCTGATGATTCATCCAATAGTGACTCTGATAGAAGCGCATCACCTTTGCAACAGTTGGAAAAGCCATCTCAGAAGCTGGAATCTCTTTCAAAtgacaaacaaaagaaaagattgaTTGTAAAGATCTCGGTTAAGAAGCCAACAGAGTCTGTGGAAAGCAAGAGAAGTGTAATGAGTCAAGCTGATTTGGAGCATGTTTCTTCGAAATCTTTGGAGGATAATCACAAAGTAATTGGTATATACTCTAGAGAAGCTGGGTCAAGTTCTGTAGATGCAAAAGGTGCGTCATGGTGTCAGGATGTGCCCCATTCTATGAATACGCCACAGAGAGAAAAGGCAAATAATCAATTGATAAAATCTTCAGATCAGGACCAGACTATGTGCAAGTGGAGGGAAGAGACTCCTCTTTGTGAATCCACCAAATTAGCCGAGTCTGAGAACATTGTAGAAGCCCAAACATCTAATGGGTACGGCAAAGAAATCTGGTTATGATTACTAAGAAAATTTATGCTTATATTAAATATCAACGATCTAATCCATTGTTTTCTCTTGCAGGGATGAAGATTTGTCAATTGTTGAACCATTCTGTGTTCAGCGAAGACATTGTGATGTAGATACTTCCATGGAAGCCGAGGAGATTATTCCGAAGAAAGTTCGACGACTGAGATTAAAGCTTCGGCACCCCAGCAGTCCTCTAAAAATAGAGCCTGATGAGGTAGCAGATGATTTTGGAGATGGTGGAGAAGGTCTTGCATCCACAGCTCCCTCTTCCATGAATCCTGTTATGGACTCTGGACCTGTGAGAGATAATGTTAGAAACTCTCCTGCTCACAACGCTGAGTTTGGAGAAGCTACAGCCGATGTGATACGTAGGAAGAGATCTATGAGACTGAAGGCCACTTCAAGTCAGTCTAGTGCAAGAAACAGTGTATTACGTTTGAGGTCTATAGATAAAGTAAAGAAACAAGAAATTCCTTCCACAAGCGCGTATGATGGTGCATCACTTGAAGAATGGCCTTCTACTTCAAGGTCCCGGTCTGCAAGTACCAGCAAACAAAGTCTTAATACCGGGATAAGGTTGAATAATGTGGCAAGGAAAGTCTCATGGTTGATGTTGTCAGAACACGAGCAAGGCTGCCGTTATATACCCCAGCTTGGGGATGAAGTTGTTTACTTCAAGCAGGTATGTTCTTTTCTTTTGGCTGGTAGTTTCATGTATTAATTACTTAGATCAAGAGAATTAAATGACAGCTTTCTCTGGTTGTCGTTTCTTAGGGTCATAAAGAGTTCCTAGACAGTAGAGAATTAAATGACAGCGACCGATCAAGGTACCTTCCTCGAAACCTAGGAGCGGTAGAGTTTTGTAAAGTCGAGAAACTCAACTACGATACATATCCTGGTTCTGGCGAGAGCTGCTGCAAAATGACTCTCAGGGTTCTGGATTCTTCTTCGTCGCATGCCTCCCGCAAAGAGTTCCAACTAACACTGCCTGACCTCATTAATTTTCCGGATTTTATTGTGGAGAAGACTCGATACGATGCTGCAATGAAGACAAACTGGGAAGTCGGAGATGAATGCCGTGTGTGGTGGAGAAACGAATCCAGTGAAGGCGGTTCTTGGTGGGAAGGAAGGATCGAGGCTTCACAGGTTAAGTGCCCTAACTTCCCAGACAGTCCATGGGAGAGATACAAAGTTGTCTATGAAACTGGGGACACGAATCTCCACAGCCCCTGGGAGTTTGACAATCCCCAGTTTCCTTGGGAAATCTCTACCATGGACGAAGAGCCAAGAGAGAAACTACTTTCTTTATTTGCTGGACTAGTGAAGTCAATCAGCAAGTAtcaggtgttttttttttgtcttctctcCTGCCCATTTctctatctttctttctttttatctttgCTTGCCTCTTAACCGTTACTTTTTTTCTGTTACTATCAGGATAGTTATGGAATCCAAAAGCTAAACGAAGCTGCTCAAAAGATGGATTTCTGCAATAGGTACGCTTTGCTCTCTTCTGCAATGCTATTTTGTGGCAACTCATGTGGATATTCTTGTGTACGTAGTAGCGGTATGAATCATCCACTCAGCATCGTTACACTTTAAAATTTTTTGCAGGTTCCCAGTTCCTTTATACCCAGAGCTGATTCACCAGAGAGTAGAGAATCGGTACTACAGAAGTATGGGGTCGTTTAAGCACGACGTGGATGCAATGCTGTCAAACGCTGAATCTTATTTTGGTACAAACGCACATATGCGTTCTAAGATAAAGCGACTCCGAgataaaatcacaaaaacgtTGAGAAAGATGATGATATAGTATGTTTGTTTTCTCAACTCTTTATAGGCTGTGGccattttcttttctataaagatattatatacacccaagAAAGTGTAAGAGTTGTCACTTTAGGGAACAAAAGAAACGTTTGGGTGAGTGAGTCACACACCCGGCACAAGGTTCATGCTATAGATCGGGCCGCTTTTAGTTCCACGAGACTAACATGTATGAGCtcaatttcaaatatatatatataatatatgataacCACGGGAAAATAGAGTGTGAGTGAACAACAAAGAAATAACTTAACTACAAAACGAAGGCCAAATGGGATCAAATTTTTTATAGATACAGAGAGTTGGTTATACAATATAAATGTAGAGAAGAGGCAAGGATGCTTTACCTTGCGATGATGATCTTCACTTTGGTTATGGAGGAGCATGTTATATTCGTCGTAGCCGGGATAATTGCAAACATGGCAAAAATGCATAGGCTTACAGTACCAGGAGTCTCTAGGCACTATATCAGACAACTCCTTCATGTGTTGTTCACTCTTGAGATGAGTGATGAATTCGGCACATATTTCGAAAGTGTCATCGCATATGTCGCAAATGCAGAGAGGTTCATCTTCATTCACGGTCATCATCTCACATGTGATGTTGTCATTCAATAAAGTTTCCCAGACAAACTCTCCCACAAAAACTTTCTGAGCTACTGGCTGCTGGTCAAGGATAACTGGCCGTCTATCTTTCTGAAGTCGTTCCCACCGCAGGGAGCGTGGACAAGAAGGATTCCAGAGGAAGCTATCTCTTCCAAGAGGTCACTAGAGATGTATTCTAGGTTGCCCATGGCATAGATGACGACTTTAGAACGATGACCCATCTGCTTGTGCACCGCTGATTCTATGCACCCACGCACACGAACCGGACACGAGTTCAGGTCCCACCACACTCCCGTCCGCCTTTGTAACGCCGCATCACCTACCACATTAATCAATCACCATTAATCTACAAAAAGTAATTGAAATCCAAAACTAcccacctcctcctcctgccATCTCGATTCGATAACGAATTTGGGATCGGTTTAGGGTTTCCTGCAACTTTTTcccgcgagagagagagagagagagagagagctattTATCAAATTCGATAACGAATTTGAGATAACGAATTTGTCGTTTACCTGCCAAAACgtgtttttctgccaaaaccgaaaaacacgaaaatctcgttttcatgccaaaaccacaaaaacgcgtttttccaCAAAACCCACAAAACGTGATTTTTCGCCAAAatcaaaaattgtattttcatgCCAAAACGTAAAAATCTCGTTTTACCGGGAAAAACCGTAAAAACACGGTTTCtcgtcaaaaccgtaaaaatgcatttttccgccaaaaccgcaaaaacgcattttaccggcaaaaaccgtaaaaacacggtttctcgtcaaaaccgcaaaaacgtattttaCCGGCAAAAACCATAAAAACACggtttctcgccaaaaccgaaaaaacgcattttcccgtcaaaaccgcaaaaacgcggtTTTTCGACAAAACTGTAAActtacgttttcccgccaaaactgtaaacTTACGTTTTCATGGGCTATGTATAAACTTATGGCCTATTTATATAAGTTACTAGTTTTTTATAAAAGGAATTATTAGTTTTCCttgtatttttacaaaaacttgattggacAAAAAATTGGATCTtctataattaaaaaccaaaaaagtaTGGGCAATTCACTCAAATATccagttttaagttttttaaaaataaattgatcaaTATAGtcctattttattttgaaaattttaatatttatcttttactttttagggtttaggttttgtgatttttttaaaataaaaaatgatattttgatctttttaaaaaaaaattattattgtgacaaaaactttttttttaaaagttatttgaaaaattgctctaatataatataaacactAATAACCGAAATTAATCTAATTATAGCACTAAGATAAAGCGACTCCGAGGTAAAATCACAAAAAACGTTGAGAAAGGTTTCACAAAGTTGATGATGATAATATAGTATGTTTGTTTTCTAAACTCCTTTAGGCTGTGGCCATTTTTTCTATAAGATGGTATATATATAGCGAAGAAAATGTAAGAGTTTTTCACTCtaggaaagaaaagagaaaaatcgGTTTTCTATGGGTGAGAGTCACACCAGCACAAGGTTCAATGTTATAGATCGGGTCGCTTTAGTTCAACATGTATGTAATATAAATGCACTCTTTTGTCACAGGAGTGACTTAACAAGTCTGGTTTTATTTTGATGCTCATTACAAGAAGTATGAATATGTTACGAACAAAGCTACATTGTTTTTCGAGAGAGTTACATAAAGGGTTACTTTGTTGTGGGTCTTTAACATGTTTAGATATTTTTCAATGGAGATGTACTTTGGGTCTTACTTTATGAATTTCTATTCTCTAAATGCCCTTGTCCCAAAAGAGATGCAAGTTCTGGTCAAGTTAAAAGCAGAAAAAGTAAACACTAGTTAGATCATTCTGTTGCAATAAATAGGTAGGTTTATTGAACAGTGAGATATGTTAAGAACCGTTAATTAAGAAATTAGTATGGCTTATATGAGTAACACCAAGTACAATGCtacaaaaaaatgaattgaaaaCAATACATGTTCAGTTTATTAGAAGTACTGTCAAcatttagttagttagttatactatgatatatatttctttttattattaaagttattAAGGTTGGTTAAAAATATGATGGAGACAagtacagttttttttttttggagtcgATAGACACTTTATATTAACTGAGATACGTTTTGTAGTATCTGGCGTCCTGGTGATTTTATGTTGAGATTTGTGTTTCATTTTTGAAACTCTTTTGAACcaaagtttccttttctctttggTAAAGTACCGAAGATAATCATAAtagttttactttctttttctcatttcttaTAATTCCCTTATGTGAGTTGACATTGGTGAGTTATTCTTTACAAAGTTACAACTACATACATGACACTTATATGAATCAATCTAAACTTgttctttccttttttatatcaattataaCATCATCTAGACAAAATACACCAAAACACATTGTCATGGTTGTAGACATTACAGTCCCCACTTCAAAAGGCCTAGGAATAAAACTCGGTTGTATTTTTCCAACAATAAAAGTGTAGTTCACATGAGAGAGGGGGAGGAAAAGAGATCCAACGCTCACGATTCTTTCAGGGGGGAGGGGAGGTTGAGGGTATTACTACACATTTATTGCAACCAGCAATTATCTCGCTGTTAACGCGCATCTCATTGcgttttttaatgaatttatttatttcccCCAAAAAGTAGCAAATTAACCAAGTCTTTTTGCATGCTTCTTAAATTTGAGTGTTGACTTTCCATTCTGGATAATATCATCATtcgttgtttgtttttttttttgaacatcatTCGTTGTTTGTTGGGGTGAGAAACTCAATAAGCTTACCTAAATTTAATGTTTTCCTACGTGAACCATTTTTAATTATTCCgggataaataaaataaatatatcgcATGATATTTACGTAGTGGAATATGCACATAGATCCGTGCTCTttataaacaaaccaaaaagtCTCCCTCTCGCTAACTAAAAGTCTCCACTGCTCATTCCTCTCTCTCTAGATCTATAGATAACAAAAGAGATATATACATCGAGTGAGAGAGTGTGATGAAGATAAGGTATTGGCGGAAGTCAAGACGAGGATACGAAAGGCTAGATGGCTCGGCTAAGAAGTCGAACTCGGATCCGACCCGGAAGAGACGGTTTTGGAGGAGGATCAAGATAGTGCGGAAGCTGAGGGTCTTGAGAAAGACGTCCCCTAAGAAGCTTTTAACGCGGCTTCGAGATTCTTACGTCAATATGATGCTGCGCCTCGCCAATTCTCCGGCAATAGCGTCGAGGTCGAGGGAGtatgaggagaagaagctgGTGGAGATTTACAAATCCATGTTGATGGCGCAGGGGACTCTGGTTCACCGCAATGTACCTAAACCTTCCTCTGATTCTATTGCATGTACTCTCACCGCTTAGCGAATTACATATGTATGTGGATCATCGATTTTAAGAGTTGTGACTGTAATCTGTGTTAAACTTACATtttctgaaactataaaataataaattaatcagATATATAGTTTATCCACTCATACATAAAAATGGTTTGCATTTACGGCCTAACATCTAACTGCCCTTTTTTTATCCTTGTTAAATTCTTAGTTTACGGCAGTGGCGGAGCCAGACAATGGTTTCACCGGGGACAATACAAGATTTGACCTAAATTTATAGGGGCATTAGGAGAAATTTGATCACCTAaaccatttaaattttaaataatcaacggaaattcaaaaaattaaacgtAATAAATTGAAATAATGTATACTTATTTGGTTGACTATTTTTGTTTGCTTGACCAACTACGCTTTGTAATCGTATCTTTACTTGTGGTTATGATCTTGTGAAACCAGCAATGTCACATGTTACAAGTAGGTGACGCGTCAAAACCGTCATATAGAGCGATTCGATGATTTAGTGAATTgtgttaataaatattattagagATTCCGTAGTAATCTTAATCATTGACGTTATAGTTTGGATTCTACGTGGCCCATGCtaactatatttaatttaaaagggGCCAGGTTTGTATGTAACTTGCTCaggtaaaaaaacattttttaaagtaaatagaATGAGAAaacaaatagtaaaaaaaaggGAGGAGAATATTGAATTGAGTAATCGGacagcctctctctctcccacgTGGTAAAGGAAAAACACAAACACGGCCTGTTCTGTTTTTCTTCAGATTCATTAAAACTCCGTTGACTTGCGTAAGAGAGAGGGAGAAATAAGTGTCGGGAATATCTGAGCAGAGATCGTTCTCTCTCGGCCATAAGGTTCCTCTCTGTTCAGATCCGAGATATGTCCTCCGCTAATTCTCATCCTCCTCCTAATAATTCCACAATTGTCCTCTGTAATGCTGCCCCCCCCCAGGTAATCAATCTGTCCCCACGCTTAAGCCAGACTATGTTGCGCCAAGGCACAAGAGGATCTAGTTTCTCCAAGTAGATTTGATTATAAACCTGACTTGAGATGAACTTGTTGGATGCAGCAGTTACAGGAGATGAATTCGTGTTCGTGTCAGGCGCAGTTGATAGAACCCACCAATGAGGTTACGTGAATGTGGAGAGCTTCCATTTCGGGCTGGGGAAATTCTCCAAATAGAAGCCAGAGAGGAATGAATACCTGCGCTTGTCTTGTTGGACCAATGTGGTGAGAAGAGGACCCACCAAGGGGTTGTCCAGAAATGTCAACAACATTACCAGGTATAATTCTTAGCCATTACATTCCTTTAGATCCCACAAGGATGAATCTTTAATAACAGTTTCCCTAGAAATATAAGCTTATTCTACCAAGCAAAAGTTTTGATCCGAGGGCTAGTGTTAAAGGATTTACTTTTATCGAGTttgcttaaaaaaaatttaatgttctCTTTAAATTGCATTTATCATCCAACGGACAtgattataaaaacaaaataaataattttatagggAAAACCAAAAGACTCTAGCCATTTACTAGTAACGGTAACATTATTTTCccttatctatatatatatcttcttcttcattccaTCTAAACTACACAGTCTACACTACACTCCATTACAATCCAAATGAATTGGTCTTTGACCCCAATGCTTCGGTCCTGGGGACAGCAGCCGGTTTATAGTCTTCTCAACTTGTTTGATCTGATGATGTTTCAGTGATTTGAGAGTGGGAAGGAAGCAGAAAATCAAGGAAGAAGCAGGTTAAGATCACTTCATTGAAATTCAGAACTGAGAGGTATGAGTTTCTCTGatcaaaaatattgaaaaatttaCGGATTATTTGTAGAAATTGACTGAGGCCTGACTGTTGGTTGGTGTTTTGTGTCTCTGCAGCAAAGAGTTAAGGTGAAAGAGGAAGTAAGTCTGCCGAGAAGATTCAAGCGATAGATGGTGGAAGAAAAGATGAGAATCCCCATTGCTCAAGGTATCTAATTTcgttctttttctatttttttcaaatcttttttttttggggagaTTCTATATTTACTTGGATTGAAAAAGGAAGAAGCTTATGTGTATATTCATAGTGTGGAAACAATTAGAAACTAGCGTCCCATCATTTGATTGATCGTTAGAGGTTATGTTCCATTTGAATTTATACTTATGAGATCACTTTGTTATTTCTATCAGTTCTTGGCAAATATTCTTtatttactttgattgaaaATGGAAGAAGCTTTATGTATTCATAATGTGAAAACAATTAGAAACTAACATCCTGTCTATTTgaatgattgttagagaggttaTGTTCCATTTGAATTTACACTTATGAGATCACTTTGTTATTTCTATCAGTTCTTggcaaatattatatatttgcttAAATTGAAAATGGAAGAAGCTTATGTGTATCTTCATAATGTGGAAACACTTATGAGATCATTTTGTTATTTCTATCAGTTCTTggcaaatattatatatttgcttAGATTGAAAATGGAAGAAGCTTATGTGTATCTTCATAATGTGGAAACACTTATGAGATCATTTTGTTATTTCTATCAGTTCTTGGCAATATTCTATATTTGCTTAGATTGAAAATGGAAGAAGCTTATGTGTATCTTCATAATGTGGAAACACTTATGAGATCACTTTGTTATTTCTATCAGTTCTTggcaaatattatatatttgcttAGATTGAAAATGGAAGAAGCTTATGTGTATCTTCATAATGTGAAAACACTTATGAGATCATTTTGTTATTTCTATCAGTTCTTggcaaatatataatgt is from Brassica napus cultivar Da-Ae chromosome A4, Da-Ae, whole genome shotgun sequence and encodes:
- the BNAA04G27010D gene encoding uncharacterized protein BNAA04G27010D; translation: MKIRYWRKSRRGYERLDGSAKKSNSDPTRKRRFWRRIKIVRKLRVLRKTSPKKLLTRLRDSYVNMMLRLANSPAIASRSREYEEKKLVEIYKSMLMAQGTLVHRNVPKPSSDSIACTLTA